The DNA sequence ATCCGACGACGCGACCAGGCCGTTCGTGGGCGTCTAGTCAACTGTGCGCCGGGGACCGTTGCGCTTTCCGCCGTCACGCTCGCCGAATTAGAGTTCGGCGTACAGAAAAGCATGCAGACGGACCGGAATCGAATCGCACTCGCGGCGTTCACCGCCCAACTTAAGGTGCTGCCCTTCGGAGCCAACGCCGCGGCTCACTACGGTGACATCCGTGCCC is a window from the Candidatus Hydrogenedentota bacterium genome containing:
- a CDS encoding type II toxin-antitoxin system VapC family toxin, encoding MRYILDTNICIALIRRRDQAVRGRLVNCAPGTVALSAVTLAELEFGVQKSMQTDRNRIALAAFTAQLKVLPFGANAAAHYGDIRALLQRAGTPIGPLDTMIAAHARSIGATVVTDNEREFRRVEGLEVENWLGVS